In a single window of the bacterium genome:
- a CDS encoding T9SS type A sorting domain-containing protein encodes MRVEHSPFLTLLVLAPFCAFAGWVKAYDETRGIPDFEISQDGGYVLISQTTELDTAVNLCIIKTDTLGNKIWEKQYPCSQYVEAHSIKRTSDEAYIISFFVQSSDSTNGRWLLKIDAQGDTIWSRFFKGGYVFQVAETNDSNYIATGECSDSNINKLWLVKVNQQGKTLWERTLDRSDSSINNGYSLYPISDGGCIVGGRTDLKIKDFPHYKQDIWLLKFDKNGDTIWTKTYGYADGFQTWGYGITSILQTEDKGFLFIAHRNYGIGKFDYDVWLVKTNPVGETLWTRTFGNGPLSDQDEALSLRHTSDGGYIIVGDTRLAGNILISAWLIKTDSNGDSLWARTYDWTGYDVATQVRQTSDGGYILSACKYIFCDTCLYYFSGLLLKTDSLGYVGISEPPSTPPPSHEFEISNPIGSSITLRYFDCPNGFRASVYDATGRKVDELSTPNQSGVLVWGPSQNPGVYFVVAEGSNLKSTKVVLVR; translated from the coding sequence ATGAGAGTAGAGCATTCGCCGTTTCTTACCCTTCTTGTATTGGCGCCTTTTTGTGCCTTTGCGGGCTGGGTAAAAGCATACGATGAGACTCGGGGAATTCCCGATTTCGAGATTTCTCAAGATGGGGGATATGTTTTAATAAGTCAAACAACCGAGCTGGACACCGCCGTGAACTTGTGCATTATCAAAACAGATACACTCGGCAACAAGATTTGGGAAAAACAATACCCATGCAGCCAATACGTAGAAGCCCATTCGATCAAAAGAACTTCGGATGAAGCATACATAATTTCTTTCTTTGTTCAGTCCAGCGATAGTACTAATGGCAGATGGCTTTTGAAAATCGATGCTCAAGGCGACACAATATGGTCAAGGTTCTTCAAAGGTGGTTACGTTTTTCAAGTTGCTGAAACAAACGACTCGAATTATATAGCAACCGGGGAATGCTCCGATTCGAATATAAATAAATTATGGCTGGTCAAAGTTAATCAACAAGGAAAGACCCTTTGGGAAAGAACGTTAGATCGCAGCGATAGCTCCATAAATAATGGTTATTCGCTTTATCCTATAAGTGACGGCGGGTGTATTGTCGGCGGACGTACCGACCTCAAGATAAAGGATTTTCCTCACTATAAACAAGACATCTGGCTTCTCAAATTTGACAAAAACGGGGACACCATTTGGACTAAAACATATGGTTACGCTGACGGTTTTCAAACTTGGGGATATGGCATAACGTCGATTCTGCAAACAGAAGATAAAGGGTTTTTGTTTATCGCACATAGAAATTACGGGATTGGGAAATTCGATTACGATGTCTGGCTTGTCAAAACCAATCCAGTAGGAGAAACCTTATGGACGCGGACCTTTGGTAATGGTCCCCTATCAGATCAAGATGAAGCCCTATCCTTAAGACATACTTCTGATGGCGGATATATAATAGTAGGTGATACAAGACTGGCGGGGAACATTCTCATTTCCGCCTGGCTCATAAAAACCGATTCAAACGGTGACAGTCTTTGGGCAAGAACGTATGACTGGACAGGCTATGATGTAGCTACACAAGTCAGGCAAACTTCTGATGGGGGTTATATTTTAAGTGCTTGTAAATACATTTTTTGCGATACGTGCTTGTATTACTTTTCCGGTCTGCTCCTTAAAACTGATTCTTTAGGTTACGTCGGTATCTCCGAACCGCCTTCAACACCCCCTCCTTCCCATGAATTCGAGATATCCAACCCTATAGGAAGCTCGATAACCCTGCGCTACTTTGACTGCCCGAACGGTTTCCGGGCCTCCGTCTACGACGCAACGGGACGCAAGGTGGACGAACTTTCCACCCCAAACCAATCCGGGGTCTTGGTTTGGGGACCCAGCCAGAATCCAGGGGTGTACTTCGTCGTTGCTGAGGGTTCTAATCTCAAGTCGACAAAAGTAGTACTGGTGAGATAG